A region of the Candidatus Palauibacter australiensis genome:
CTCTTCCTCAACGAGGGCGGCCGCTACGTCCTCGACGACTCGAACGCGGCGGTTCTGACCGACGTGGGCCTCGTGTCCGGCGCCGTCTTCAGCGATGTGGACGCGGATGGGGATCCGGACCTCCTGCTCGCCATCGAGTGGGGACCCGTCCGGCTCCTCGTCAATCGCGATGGACGATTGGAGGACGCGACGGCCGCCTTCGGACTCGCGCCGCGGACCGGGTGGTGGAACGGGGTGACGGCGGGAGACCTGAACGAAGACGGGCTGCCCGACCTCATCGCCTCCAACCGGGGACTCAACTCCCAGTACAGCGCGAGTCCCGAGCATCCGGCTACGGCCTATCACGCCGACCTGGACAACGATGGCTTCCGCGATGTGATCGAGGCGCGCTACGACGAGTTCACGCGCTCGATGGTCCCGGTGCGGGGACTTCTCACCCTGGCTGGCGGCCTCCCCTTCCTTCGCGGCCGCATCCAGGGCTTCGAGCACTACGGGCAGTTGGGCGTCAACGAGATCCTGGAGCAGCCTGCGGACCTCCTGCCGACCGTCGAGGCGACGACGCTGGCGCACACCGTGTTCATCAACCGCGGCGGCTCGTTCGAGGCGTTCGACCTGCCGCGCGAAGCGCAGTTGGCGCCCGCCTTTCACGCGGGGGTGGCC
Encoded here:
- a CDS encoding CRTAC1 family protein encodes the protein LFLNEGGRYVLDDSNAAVLTDVGLVSGAVFSDVDADGDPDLLLAIEWGPVRLLVNRDGRLEDATAAFGLAPRTGWWNGVTAGDLNEDGLPDLIASNRGLNSQYSASPEHPATAYHADLDNDGFRDVIEARYDEFTRSMVPVRGLLTLAGGLPFLRGRIQGFEHYGQLGVNEILEQPADLLPTVEATTLAHTVFINRGGSFEAFDLPREAQLAPAFHAGVADMDGDGHEDVFLSQNLFALRGEADRNDAGRGLWLRGDGTGTLAPIRGQRSGIAVYGEQRGAAFADYDGDGRVDVLISQNAAGTKLYRNAGAKPGLRVRLRGGTGNPVAIGAAIRLEYREGALGPLREVRAGGGYWSQDDPVQVMGLAAEPTAVQVRWPDGSETVTPLDAPTPLEVTIDATGALAARR